In Strix uralensis isolate ZFMK-TIS-50842 chromosome 18, bStrUra1, whole genome shotgun sequence, one DNA window encodes the following:
- the XKR7 gene encoding XK-related protein 7, with product MAAKSDGGGGPAVRLESPEGGGGRRGGGAAPPARRYRLRDGCWVLCALLVCFADGASDLWLAAHYYVRGQRWWFGLTLLFVLGPSLVVQLLSFRWFVYDFAASTKDGAGSTKDRARGPRGCCRLCVWLLQGLIHLLQLGQVWRYLRTLYLGLQSRWQAEHRRRHFYWRMMFESADISMLRLLETFLKSAPQLVLQLSIMVQQNSIEPLQGLSASASLVSLAWMIASYQKVLRDSREDKMPMSYKGAVVQILWHLFTIAARAIAFALFASVFQLYFGIFIVTHWCIMTFWIIQGETDFCMSKWEEIIYNMVVGIIYIFCWFNVKEGRSRYRMCIYYIITLSENAALTILWFLYYDRKTTSDFDALILVCVVSSSFALGIFFMFIYYCLLHPNGPMFTPRAGGCIFRQRPAPVPGSPADAVTSPPRSLPRTTGGERDGAPGERDSCVPVFQVRPCAPPAPAARAPRTEGPVIRIDLPRKKYPAWDAHFIDRRLRKTILALEYASPTTPRLQYRTPGAPQEVLEYETTV from the exons ATGGCCGCGAAGtcggacggcggcggcggcccggccgtCCGGCTGGAAAGCccggagggcggcggcgggaggcgggggggcggcgcAGCCCCCCCGGCGCGCCGGTACCGGCTGCGGGACGGTTGCTGGGTGCTCTGCGCCCTCCTGGTCTGCTTCGCGGACGGTGCCTCGGACCTGTGGCTGGCGGCCCACTACTACGTGCGGGGGCAGCGGTGGTGGTTCGGGCTGACGCTGCTCTTCGTGCTCGGGCCCTCGCTCGTGGTGCAGCTGCTCAGCTTCAGGTGGTTCGTCTACGACTTCGCCGCCAGCACCAAGGACGGCGCCGGCAGCACCAAGGACAGAGCCCGCGGCCCCCGCGGCTGCTGCCGCCTCTGCGTCTGGCTGCTGCAGGGCCTGAtccacctcctgcagctggggcaggtctGGAG GTACCTCCGCACGCTGTACCTGGGGCTGCAGAGCCGCTGGCAGGCCGAGCACCGCCGCCGCCACTTCTACTGGCGGATGATGTTTGAGAGCGCAGACATCAGCATGCTGCGGCTGCTGGAGACCTTCCTGAAGAGTGCGCCCCAGCTCGTGCTGCAGCTCAGCATCATGGTGCAGCAGAACAGCATCGAGCCGCTGCAGG GGCTCTCGGCCTCGGCCTCGCTGGTCTCGCTGGCGTGGATGATCGCCTCCTACCAGAAGGTGCTGCGGGACTCGCGGGAGGACAAGATGCCCATGTCCTACAAGGGGGCCGTGGTGCAGATCCTGTGGCACCTCTTCACCATCGCCGCCCGCGCCATCGCCTTCGCCCTCTTCGCCTCCGTGTTCCAGCTCTACTTTGGCATCTTCATCGTCACCCACTGGTGCATCATGACCTTCTGGATCATCCAGGGCGAGACGGACTTCTGCATGTCCAAGTGGGAGGAGATCATCTACAACATGGTGGTGGGCATCATCTACATCTTCTGCTGGTTCAACGTCAAGGAGGGACGGAGCCGCTACCGCATGTGCATCTACTACATCATCACGCTGTCGGAGAACGCCGCCCTCACCATCCTCTGGTTCCTCTACTACGACCGCAAGACCACCTCCGACTTCGACGCCTTAATCCTCGTCTGCGTGGTCAGTTCCAGCTTCGCCCTCGGCATCTTCTTCATGTTCATCTACTACTGCCTCTTGCACCCCAACGGCCCCATGTTCACCCCCCGCGCCGGCGGCTGCATTTTCCGGCAGCGACCGGCCCCGGTGCCGGGATCCCCCGCGGACGCCGTCACCAGCCCCCCCCGCTCGCTGCCGCGGACTACAGGGGGGGAGCGGGACGGGGCGCCGGGGGAGCGGGACAGCTGCGTGCCCGTCTTCCAGGTGAGACCCTGCGCCCCGCCGGCGccggccgcccgcgccccgcggACAGAGGGGCCCGTCATCCGCATTGACCTGCCCAGGAAGAAGTACCCGGCCTGGGACGCCCACTTC